The Oenanthe melanoleuca isolate GR-GAL-2019-014 chromosome 1A, OMel1.0, whole genome shotgun sequence genome contains a region encoding:
- the CSRP2 gene encoding cysteine and glycine-rich protein 2: MPNWGGGNKCGACGRTVYHAEEVQCDGRSFHRCCFLCMVCRKNLDSTTVAIHDAEVYCKSCYGKKYGPKGYGYGQGAGTLNMDRGERLGIKPESTPSPHRPTTNPNPSKFAQKFGGTEKCSRCGDSVYAAEKVIGAGKPWHKNCFRCAKCGKSLESTTLTEKEGEIYCKGCYAKNFGPKGFGYGQGAGALVHAQ, from the exons ATGCCGAACTGGGGAGGTGGCAACAAATGCGGCGCCTGTGGCCGCACCGTCTACCATGCTGAGGAGGTGCAGTGCGACGGGAGGAGCTTCCACcgctgctgcttcctctgca TGGTCTGCCGGAAAAACTTGGACAGCACAACTGTAGCAATCCATGATGCTGAAGTTTATTGCAAATCTTGCTATGGGAAAAAGTATGGCCCAAAAGGTTATGGATATGGCCAAGGGGCAGGCACGCTGAACATGGACAGGGGAGAGAGACTAGGCATCAAGCCTGAGAG CACGCCTTCTCCTCACCGGCCCACCACAAATCCAAACCCTTCCAAGTTCGCTCAGAAGTTTGGAGGGACAGAGAAATGCTCTAGGTGTGGAGATTCTGTTTATGCAGCAGAGAAAGTAATAGGAGCTGGAAAG cCATGGCACAAGAACTGCTTTCGATGTGCCAAGTGTGGAAAAAGCCTAGAATCTACAACCCTAActgaaaaagaaggagaaatcTATTGTAAAG GTTGTTACGCGAAGAACTTTGGCCCCAAGGGATTTGGGTATGGCCAGGGTGCAGGTGCCCTGGTTCATGCCCAGTGA